A portion of the Melitaea cinxia chromosome 1, ilMelCinx1.1, whole genome shotgun sequence genome contains these proteins:
- the LOC123656003 gene encoding very low-density lipoprotein receptor yields the protein MFVLVGCRRAAPKYCANMWWFLFLCVLYTKTITVVGSNTTGAAPGNVCSLKQFQCANGKCIPITWVCEGENDCGDNSDENIEECKETRTCTSSEFRCKTGRCVPLSWRCDNEKDCSDGSDEEPGTCKVEACGPEEFTCRGKRGECVPLTWMCDDNVDCSDGSDEKACNETCRSDEFTCGNGKCIQHRWVCDGDDDCGDGSDEVKCPAPTCQPHSHFSCADGHCVTARWRCDGDIDCPDGSDEMGCASTPKTTSPCIATEFECRDRMTCVHRAWVCDGDRDCPDGGDEAPELCRGNVTCRLDQFQCKDHSCIPGALYCNGDKDCPDGSDELNCTRSKPICDKRTEFDCGGGMCIPLSKVCDKHTDCPNFEDEPTNRCGENECAKNNGGCTQRCVDTPVGYYCDCEKGFKLTDNRTCEDIDECLDPGACSQICINEKGTFKCECHAGYARDPRDRTRCKATEGHPSLLFARRFDIRKISLDHHEMVAIVNDTKSATALDYVFRTGMIFWSDVTDEKIYKAPIDEGSQRTVVIGEQLITSDGLAVDWIYNHLYWTDTGKNHIELSDLQGNMRKILIRDKLEEPRAIALNPLDGWMYWTDWGQTPKIERAGMDGSHRQTIVAFDVKWPNGLTLDLVRKRVYWVDAKLNTISSCNYDGTARRVILYSTDVLRHPFSITTFEDWVYWTDWDKTAVYRANKFNGKDIEAITSTHTLQNPMVIHVYHPYRQPDGVNHCAAVNGHCSHLCLPAPRIGPNSPKVSCACPNGLRLLPDNQMCVEDNTLNPEPEVHKSANGSKKSLVIQDKPKPSLPEPPKAGPGITTSGRDAGVVAAVVVSVITGIIILAALIAVVMYRHYVHRNITSMNFDNPVYRKTTENQFSLEQNGYAPGSKLYPSTVGEEANEPLNTPGTNEFV from the exons AGACCCGTACCTGCACATCATCTGAATTCCGATGCAAAACTGGAAGGTGCGTGCCGTTGTCTTGGCGTTGTGACAACGAAAAAGATTGCTCCGACGGTTCTGACGAGGAACCCGGCACATGCA AAGTGGAGGCGTGCGGTCCAGAAGAGTTCACGTGCAGAGGGAAACGAGGGGAATGCGTACCTCTTACGTGGATGTGTGACGACAATGTTGACTGTTCCGATGGGTCCGACGAAAAAGCATGCA ATGAAACGTGTCGATCTGACGAGTTCACGTGTGGAAATGGAAAGTGTATACAGCATCGTTGGGTCTGTGACGGTGATGACGACTGCGGGGATGGTTCGGATGAAGTAAAATGTCCAGCGCCGACGTGTCAGCCTCATAGTCACTTCTCCTGCGCTGACGGACATTGTGTGACTGCGAGGTGGAGATGCGATGGAGATATAGACTGTCCCGATGGCAGCGATGAAATG GGTTGCGCCTCAACACCCAAAACGACGTCTCCGTGTATAGCTACAGAATTCGAATGTCGTGACCGGATGACTTGCGTTCATAGAGCTTGGGTCTGTGATGGAGACCGCGACTGCCCGGACGGTGGTGACGAGGCTCCTGAACTGTGCCGAGGGAACGTCACCTGCAGACTCGATCAGTTTCAATGTAAAGACCACAGCTGTATTCCCGGAGCATTGTACTGTAATGGCGATAAAGATTGTCCCGATGGCAGCGATGAGCTCAATTGTA CCCGGTCCAAACCAATTTGCGACAAGCGTACGGAATTCGACTGCGGTGGTGGCATGTGCATACCATTGTCGAAAGTGTGCGACAAACATACGGACTGTCCGAACTTCGAGGATGAACCGACAAACCGATGCGGAGAAAACGAATGCGCCAAGAACAACGGCGGGTGCACTCAGCGTTGCGTCGATACTCCCGTCGGATACTACTGTGATTGCGAAAAAGGATTTAAACTCACCGACAACAGGACTTGTGAAG ATATCGACGAATGTCTAGACCCGGGAGCATGTTCGCAAATATGCATAAACGAAAAGGGTACATTTAAATGCGAGTGTCATGCTGGTTATGCAAGAGATCCCCGCGATAGAACTCGCTGCAAGGCAACCGAAGGCCACCCCTCACTTTTATTCGCAAGACGTTTCGACATCAGGAAAATAAGCCTCGATCACCACGAAATGGTGGCCATCGTGAACGATACAAAGTCAGCTACAGCCCTCGACTATGTTTTCAGAACTGGGATGATATTTTGGAGTGATGTTACAGATGAAAAGATTTATAA AGCACCGATAGACGAGGGTAGTCAGAGAACAGTGGTTATAGGAGAACAGCTTATCACATCAGATGGACTAGCTGTGGACTGGATCTACAACCATTTGTACTGGACAGACACGGGCAAGAATCATATAGAACTCTCTGACTTACAAGGAAATATGAGAAAGATCCTTATCAGAGACAAACTTGAGGAACCGAGAGCAATAGCACTTAACCCTCTTGATGG GTGGATGTACTGGACTGATTGGGGTCAGACGCCGAAGATTGAACGCGCTGGTATGGACGGCTCACACAGACAAACTATAGTTGCATTTGACGTAAAATGGCCTAATGGTCTAACTTTGGACCTTGTACGCAAACGAGTTTATTGG GTGGATGCAAAGCTGAACACGATATCGTCCTGCAACTATGATGGGACAGCGCGTCGCGTGATCCTGTACTCCACAGATGTTCTTCGGCATCCGTTCTCCATCACCACATTCGAGGACTGGGTGTATTGGACCGACTGGGACAAGACGGCCGTGTACCGCGCAAACAAGTTTAACGGCAAGGACATTGAAGCCATCACGTCTACTCATACG ttgcAAAATCCGATGGTGATCCACGTGTACCACCCGTACCGCCAGCCCGACGGGGTGAACCACTGCGCGGCCGTCAACGGGCACTGCTCGCACCTGTGCCTGCCCGCGCCCCGGATCGGCCCCAACTCGCCAAAAGTCTCCTGCGCCTGCCCCAATGGTCTACGTCTACTGCCTGACAACCAGATGTGCGTCGAAGATA ATACACTAAATCCCGAGCCGGAGGTGCATAAATCTGCTAATGGTTCAAAGAAATCTTTAGTAATTCAGGATAAACCTAAGCCCA gtttGCCTGAACCACCGAAAGCCGGTCCTGGAATCACAACCAGTGGCCGTGACGCAGGCGTAGTAGCGGCGGTCGTTGTTTCAGTAATCACAGGAATTATAATACTCGCTGCTTTG ATCGCGGTTGTAATGTACCGGCATTACGTGCATCGCAACATTACATCTATGAACTTCGACAACCCCGTGTATCGCAAGACTACGGAGAACCAGTTCTCGTTGGAGCAGAATGGTTACGCACCTGGCAGCAAATTATACCCCAGCACTGTGGGCGAAGAG GCTAACGAACCTCTCAACACACCCGGCACAAATGAGTTTGTATAG